The proteins below are encoded in one region of Drosophila santomea strain STO CAGO 1482 chromosome 3R, Prin_Dsan_1.1, whole genome shotgun sequence:
- the LOC120451529 gene encoding prolyl 3-hydroxylase sudestada1 isoform X3: MLEKGQSQALVAEIIQNVQWSRKQMDLYEFYQSTDLSNMPACRLLTNFLQVLRKQVRPWLEKVTNLKLDYVSASCSMYTCGDYLLVHDDLLKDRQVAFIYYLSPWEGAEEWTEAQGGCLEIFGSDDQCFPQFPVQRKIAPKDNQFAFFKVGSRSFHQVGEVTTFDYPRLTINGWFHGETNEAFVADSLRAFPRLNYLQPDGLNRPPLGLFLNNVYLKGATRRSIQKRIEENSEICLYEFFKREKFELARSQLLADSNTLKWRRQGPANAHNYEVLDLTTARGTILELLQLFRSHAMFDLLRDFTDLDLAGTDAESPTCSVELQRWSHGNYTVLGDGLASEENTLDLVYYLNAAEGAAVITYLSPDAEMPTAKAPADGRRSDYDDEEDDDSVLLTITPVDNALNIVYRCEGTTKFTKYVSRNTPLEKGPVFVISCSYKE, encoded by the coding sequence ATGCTGGAAAAGGGCCAAAGCCAGGCGCTGGTCGCCGAAATCATCCAGAATGTGCAGTGGTCGCGCAAACAGATGGACCTGTATGAGTTCTACCAGAGCACAGACCTATCCAACATGCCCGCTTGCCGACTGCTGACCAACTTCCTGCAGGTGCTGCGTAAACAGGTTCGTCCCTGGCTGGAGAAGGTTACCAACCTCAAGCTGGACTATGTGTCCGCCTCCTGCAGCATGTACACCTGCGGCGACTATCTGCTCGTGCACGACGATCTGCTCAAGGACCGGCAGGTGGCCTTCATTTACTACCTTTCGCCGTGGGAAGGAGCGGAGGAGTGGACGGAGGCGCAGGGCGGATGCCTGGAGATCTTCGGAAGCGACGACCAGTGCTTTCCACAGTTTCCTGTGCAGCGAAAGATCGCTCCCAAAGACAACCAGTTCGCCTTCTTCAAGGTGGGCTCGCGCTCCTTCCACCAAGTGGGCGAGGTGACCACATTCGACTACCCGCGTCTTACCATAAACGGGTGGTTTCACGGCGAGACCAACGAGGCCTTTGTGGCCGACTCCCTGCGCGCCTTTCCCCGCCTGAATTACCTGCAACCCGATGGCCTGAATAGGCCGCCGCTTGGCCTGTTTCTAAACAACGTCTATCTAAAGGGAGCCACACGCCGAAGCATCCAAAAGCGGATCGAGGAAAACTCGGAGATTTGCTTATACGAGTTCTTCAAGCGAGAGAAATTCGAATTGGCCCGGTCGCAGCTGCTGGCTGATTCAAATACCCTGAAGTGGCGCAGACAGGGACCCGCGAACGCACACAACTACGAAGTGTTGGATTTGACAACAGCCAGAGGCACCATCCTGGAACTACTGCAGCTGTTCCGTAGTCACGCCATGTTTGATTTGTTGCGAGACTTCACCGATCTGGATTTGGCTGGCACCGATGCCGAGAGTCCAACATGCAGCGTGGAACTGCAGCGCTGGTCCCACGGCAACTACACAGTGCTGGGCGACGGTTTGGCCAGCGAGGAGAACACTTTGGACCTGGTTTACTACCTGAACGCGGCGGAAGGAGCAGCGGTGATCACATACCTCTCACCCGACGCCGAAATGCCCACAGCGAAAGCACCGGCGGACGGAAGGCGATCGGACTACGATGACGAGGAAGACGACGACTCCGTTCTGCTCACTATCACGCCCGTGGACAACGCCCTGAACATAGTATACCGGTGCGAGGGCACCACCAAGTTCACCAAATACGTGTCGCGCAACACGCCCCTCGAAAAGGGAcctgtttttgttatttcgtGCAGCTACAAGGAGTAG
- the LOC120451529 gene encoding prolyl 3-hydroxylase sudestada1 isoform X2, producing METSSSSPVKPRRKDKDEDGRAEQEDSANQVGEPQRKLLRLGDSLESKEVLLNEAYQQPELTKWLQTAWTDEKSQGTKETQTGAQVFSDPFQICLLPGMLEKGQSQALVAEIIQNVQWSRKQMDLYEFYQSTDLSNMPACRLLTNFLQVLRKQVRPWLEKVTNLKLDYVSASCSMYTCGDYLLVHDDLLKDRQVAFIYYLSPWEGAEEWTEAQGGCLEIFGSDDQCFPQFPVQRKIAPKDNQFAFFKVGSRSFHQVGEVTTFDYPRLTINGWFHGETNEAFVADSLRAFPRLNYLQPDGLNRPPLGLFLNNVYLKGATRRSIQKRIEENSEICLYEFFKREKFELARSQLLADSNTLKWRRQGPANAHNYEVLDLTTARGTILELLQLFRSHAMFDLLRDFTDLDLAGTDAESPTCSVELQRWSHGNYTVLGDGLASEENTLDLVYYLNAAEGAAVITYLSPDAEMPTAKAPADGRRSDYDDEEDDDSVLLTITPVDNALNIVYRCEGTTKFTKYVSRNTPLEKGPVFVISCSYKE from the exons ATGGAAACCTCGAGCTCTAGTCCAGTTAAGCCCAGGAGAAAAGACAAGGACGAAG ATGGCCGTGCAGAGCAGGAGGATTCCGCGAACCAGGTGGGCGAGCCGCAGAGGAAGCTCCTGCGCCTGGGCGACAGCCTGGAATCGAAGGAAGTGCTCCTGAACGAGGCGTATCAGCAACCAGAACTTACCAAGTGGCTCCAGACAGCCTGGACGGATGAGAAGAGCCAAGGGACCAAGGAGACGCAAACCGGTGCTCAAGTGTTCTCGGATCCCTTTCAAATCTGCCTTCTGCCCGGTATGCTGGAAAAGGGCCAAAGCCAGGCGCTGGTCGCCGAAATCATCCAGAATGTGCAGTGGTCGCGCAAACAGATGGACCTGTATGAGTTCTACCAGAGCACAGACCTATCCAACATGCCCGCTTGCCGACTGCTGACCAACTTCCTGCAGGTGCTGCGTAAACAGGTTCGTCCCTGGCTGGAGAAGGTTACCAACCTCAAGCTGGACTATGTGTCCGCCTCCTGCAGCATGTACACCTGCGGCGACTATCTGCTCGTGCACGACGATCTGCTCAAGGACCGGCAGGTGGCCTTCATTTACTACCTTTCGCCGTGGGAAGGAGCGGAGGAGTGGACGGAGGCGCAGGGCGGATGCCTGGAGATCTTCGGAAGCGACGACCAGTGCTTTCCACAGTTTCCTGTGCAGCGAAAGATCGCTCCCAAAGACAACCAGTTCGCCTTCTTCAAGGTGGGCTCGCGCTCCTTCCACCAAGTGGGCGAGGTGACCACATTCGACTACCCGCGTCTTACCATAAACGGGTGGTTTCACGGCGAGACCAACGAGGCCTTTGTGGCCGACTCCCTGCGCGCCTTTCCCCGCCTGAATTACCTGCAACCCGATGGCCTGAATAGGCCGCCGCTTGGCCTGTTTCTAAACAACGTCTATCTAAAGGGAGCCACACGCCGAAGCATCCAAAAGCGGATCGAGGAAAACTCGGAGATTTGCTTATACGAGTTCTTCAAGCGAGAGAAATTCGAATTGGCCCGGTCGCAGCTGCTGGCTGATTCAAATACCCTGAAGTGGCGCAGACAGGGACCCGCGAACGCACACAACTACGAAGTGTTGGATTTGACAACAGCCAGAGGCACCATCCTGGAACTACTGCAGCTGTTCCGTAGTCACGCCATGTTTGATTTGTTGCGAGACTTCACCGATCTGGATTTGGCTGGCACCGATGCCGAGAGTCCAACATGCAGCGTGGAACTGCAGCGCTGGTCCCACGGCAACTACACAGTGCTGGGCGACGGTTTGGCCAGCGAGGAGAACACTTTGGACCTGGTTTACTACCTGAACGCGGCGGAAGGAGCAGCGGTGATCACATACCTCTCACCCGACGCCGAAATGCCCACAGCGAAAGCACCGGCGGACGGAAGGCGATCGGACTACGATGACGAGGAAGACGACGACTCCGTTCTGCTCACTATCACGCCCGTGGACAACGCCCTGAACATAGTATACCGGTGCGAGGGCACCACCAAGTTCACCAAATACGTGTCGCGCAACACGCCCCTCGAAAAGGGAcctgtttttgttatttcgtGCAGCTACAAGGAGTAG
- the LOC120451529 gene encoding GPI transamidase component PIG-S isoform X1, producing the protein METSSSSPVKPRRKDKDEDKFRIGATVAFIVVIIGIGVPMWWRTTTVYRVNLPSTEILSLSETPIKTAVQVAIYTQQPTRGQLLIAELQSAFSDNEIWSVEFKQLSPTPKTQDAHTPAALEKLLLEENVQSVGDFMFIEWPKLQEELLLTTERSALMRSDTPSNKIAQLLHAKILQTYRINQILSTDERMGAKSEAPQPAYDVIVSVLNPKPRLTHAKWNIAMAVKTYIEPWLAKVSGVSNYTVRSQWKYRVAIEADIKQVRDQSKLGRHYALQESALPHLLTSIAQNLSASTTDKPAINLVVYIPPCHIAPLHIYNSKDQRLTRNNVDAFISPPWGGFIIANPPEHVCLAAMSDQQAIAYHVSTTENMQVMLDQLHKLLDISSELQMEGVKVVDIEQLEPRRWEYEAYLRRTAIRHISTASSTLQSLIKLLDQISYIVIDDEVGAAITNSYADILAAKAALLEHRLADASVLAKRAFVASERGFFDASLLAQLYFPDEQKYAIYIPLFLPIMVPVLSSFNMLRSVLQARRKEKQS; encoded by the exons ATGGAAACCTCGAGCTCTAGTCCAGTTAAGCCCAGGAGAAAAGACAAGGACGAAG ATAAGTTCCGGATCGGGGCCACAGTTGCATTCATTGTGGTCATCATTGGAATTGGCGTGCCCATGTGGTGGCGCACCACCACGGTCTATAG AGTCAATTTGCCGTCGACGGAAATTCTGAGTCTGAGTGAAACACCCATCAAAACGGCTGTGCAGGTGGCCATCTACACACAACAGCCCACTCGTGGCCAGTTGCTCATCGCTGAATTGCAGAGCGCCTTCAGCGACAATG AAATATGGTCTGTGGAATTCAAGCAGCTATCTCCAACTCCCAAGACACAGGATGCACACACGCCTGCTGCTCTAGagaagctgctgctggaggaAAATGTCCAGAGCGTTGGCGACTTCATGTTCATCGAGTGGCCCAAACTGCAGGAGGAGTTGCTGCTTACCACCGAAAGATCGGCCTTGATGCGAAGTGATACAC CTTCTAACAAAATCGCACAGCTCCTGCATGCTAAGATCCTGCAGACGTATCGCATCAATCAAATCTTAAGTACAGATGAGCGAATGGGAGCCAAGTCGGAAGCTCCGCAACCAGCCTACGATGTCATTGTGTCCGTCCTGAATCCGAAACCGAGACTCACCCACGCCAAGTGGAACATAGCCATGGCTGTGAAGA CTTATATTGAGCCCTGGTTGGCAAAGGTATCCGGTGTGTCCAACTACACGGTGCGATCGCAGTGGAAGTATCGGGTGGCCATCGAAGCGGATATCAAGCAGGTGCGCGACCAGAGCAAGCTGGGGCGGCACTACGCCCTCCAGGAATCCGCTCTGCCTCATCTGCTCACATCGATTGCCCAGAATCTGAGCGCCAGCACCACCGACAAGCCGGCCATCAACCTGGTGGTGTACATTCCACCCTGCCACATTGCACCGCTGCACATCTACAACAGCAAGGATCAGCGGCTGACGCGAAATAATGTGGATGCCTTTATTTCGCCGCCGTGGGGTGGCTTCATCATTGCCAATCCGCCGGAACATGTCTGTCTGGCGGCCATGAGCGATCAGCAGGCAATTGCCTACCATGTCAGCACCACGGAAAACATGCAGGTGATGCTGGACCAGCTGCACAAGCTGCTCGACATCAGCAGTGAGCTTCAGATGGAGGGCGTTAAGGTGGTGGACATTGAGCAACTGGAGCCACGTCGCTGGGAGTACGAGGCATACCTAAGACGCACTGCTATTCGACACATATCCACAGCAAGCAGCACGCTGCAGAGCCTCATCAAACTGTTGG ATCAAATCAGCTACATTGTGATAGACGACGAGGTGGGCGCCGCCATAACAAATTCCTATGCCGACATCTTGGCCGCCAAGGCTGCCCTTCTGGAGCACCGACTGGCGGACGCTTCGGTTCTGGCCAAGCGCGCATTTGTGGCATCGGAGCGGGGATTCTTCGATGCTAGTCTGCTGGCGCAGTTGTACTTCCCGGACGAGCAGAAGTACGCCATCTACATTCCACTCTTTCTGCCCATCATGGTGCCCGTGCTCAGTTCCTTCAACATGCTGCGCAGTGTGCTGCAGGCCAGACGGAAGGAGAAGCAGTCGTAA